In Xenopus laevis strain J_2021 chromosome 2S, Xenopus_laevis_v10.1, whole genome shotgun sequence, a genomic segment contains:
- the rpl31.S gene encoding 60S ribosomal protein L31 has translation MAPAKKGGEKKKGRSAINEVVTREYTINIHKRIHGIGFKKRAPRALKEIRKFAVKEMRTPDVRIDTRLNKAVWAKGIRNVPYRIRVRLSRKRNEDEDSPNKLYTLVTYVPVTNYKGLQTVNVDEN, from the exons ATGGCGCCAGCTAAGAAGGGTGGTGAGAAGAAAAAGGGCCGCTCTGCCATCAATGAGGTGGTTACTAGGGAATACACCATCAATATCCACAAAAGGATCCATGGAAT tgGCTTCAAAAAGCGTGCTCCTAGGGCCCTTAAAGAGATCAGGAAGTTTGCAGTAAAAGAAATGCGTACTCCTGATGTTCGTATTGATACCAGACTGAACAAAGCTGTATGGGCCAAGGGTATCAG AAATGTTCCTTATCGCATACGTGTACGTTTGTCAAGGAAACGCAATGAAGATGAAGATTCTCCTAACAAACTTTACACACTGGTAACATATGTACCTGTCACAAACTACAAAG gCCTACAAACTGTCAACGTTGATGAAAACTAA